The window TCGATGGCAAACCAACGTATAATGCAGCGATGTTTCATTTTCGCTCACAGTGTGCGGTTTATAATTCATCACTCCTTCAACTTGTCAACATATAAAACAATCTCCCAATTAATTCCTATCCCACTACATATAATCACcactccaacaccctcctcccatcccactAATCACCCCGCCCCCcgcatccacctcccccccattatgattcccccctcctcacacaCCCAAAGCAAAAAACCTtcccacaccccccttcacacctccccccctttcccttatcctcacccccccctttcaccctcttcacctGCCTCTTAACAGCAACTCTCGCCATAAAACTCTCCTTTTTATCCCCCTTCCTTGCCGAGCCCTCGGGCTTTTTGACCAAGTATGTCCCCCTCGGCGTACCACTCACCCTCGAAAACAACCTCACATGGTtcgaagcaggagaagaccTCATAATGGGCGTCACCGACGAAACAGACGGCGACAAGACAGCTAACTCGTCGTCTTCCGAGTCGGAGAGCAGAGACAGCACCCCCGAGCGACGTTTCcttttggcggtgggggtaATTGAGGATGAAATGGGGGGTGCTTTTAAGGTGGGGTCCTTGGTTGGTTTAGTCGAGGGTGCTGGTCGTTTTGATGTGGGCGTTTTGGTCGGTTTGGtggcggttggtgttgttgttggcttgacggtggtgggcggtggtTTTGGGGCTGGGGTTTTGGTTGGTTCGGCGGCGGTTGGTGTGTTTGATATGGTGGATAatggtgtggttgctggtatggtgggtggtgttggttttgCCTTTGGGGGCCGGCCACGCGGTCtcctcggtggtgttgtaAGATACAAGGGCGTGGAAGGCCTGAGGTGAAAATCCCCTTTCCGTTGGGCTGGTTTGAATATCAATGGTGAAGATGTAATGGCGATGCTTTCTAGCGTCATATTGTTAATATTGTCGTGGGGGGTGCCTGGCAGTGGTGACGATGTCGTGTCCGTGACGGCCCCGTCCTGAGACTGGGACGACAGAGCCGGGACAGGGTCTGATATTTCGGCTGGCCCCGGAGAAGATGCAATGGGGGCAAAGTCCAACATCTCAGTATCTTGAGGCTGTAAAGATAGAGAAGCGATCGGTCCCAGCATCTCAGCATCGGGAGCGCAGGATGACAGAGTTGGCGACGGAACCGTGTGATTTCGCGGGGTTTCTTCCTCCACAATACCCATCTCACTTGACGGTTCAATATAAGAATCTGGTATTTCCAGCGTTGTCTCTTCGTCTCCATTAAACGACAgacttggcgatggtggccTCACATCGTCGTCGAGATCTTCCTGGGTCGAGAAACCGCCGATGGGATCAGAGTCTGGAATTTCGCCTCGCGGGTCTCTACCCCTGAAGGATGGTCTCCCTTTGCGTCTGTTTGGCCATGGCGTCTCCTCGCTGCCGATTGTGTAGATAACTTCTGTTATTTGGGGCGGCCGAACCATAATGTCTGGTATTGATGATTCTGTATTAATAATGGGTGGTGCTGATTGCGGTGACGATTCTTTCAACTCTACCGCGACGCGTTCATCTTCACGGTTAGCCTGATTCTCCAGGCTCGAATCTTTTGGATTAAGATTTCCATCGTCAGGCATCGGCACATCGTGTGGCTTGTCCGACGTATTTGTGTCAGAAGCCACGATGCCAAGTGGCTTGCGTAGAGTTTTCCGTAACAGACTTTCGTCCTTTTTGCGGCTTGCTCCTGCCTGCTTTCGTGGCTGCCGTTGCGTCTTCTGCATGGGCTGATCTTCGTCAGACAGGTCGTATTCTGCATCCACTACATGCCGAGTAAACAGTTCTCCTGGCGGCTCCGGCTGGCCATTGGCTTCTATTTCACTTTCAGCAACCGGGGGTCTGGTTGAGTGGTTTGTTTCTTTCTCCTCGGGCGCCAGAGGTATCATTGTTGCTGGTGGAACAttttcctccccatccttttCCTGTGGAATAGGATGGTCACCCTCGCTTTGCTCAGGCGTAACAGCCCTGAACGAGGAGATGTCCAGTGGAGTTTTGGCCACAATCTCCACCCGCAGACTCTGATTTCGCGGTTTTCTAGCGGACTTGTGCTCTGAATCAGACACGTAGATATAGACATCTGGATCCGCGGCAGGTACTGAATCTTgaactggtggtggtcgtgacCGAACAGCCATCACCGTAGGCTTCTCTTCTGGAGTCTTCGGGCTCTCGGTTTCTACAAGCGTTGCAGTAAGTTCCGGTTCAGTTGTTGGAGAACTGATGTCGGCCGTCACAATCTCAACATCTGGCTGAACTCCGTCCGTCTTCGAAGGAGTACTCTCCGCCTCAGCCATCGCAACACCGTCCCGTGGCGGCGAAGGCACTTTCACCAC is drawn from Podospora pseudocomata strain CBS 415.72m chromosome 1 map unlocalized CBS415.72m_1, whole genome shotgun sequence and contains these coding sequences:
- a CDS encoding uncharacterized protein (COG:S; EggNog:ENOG503P712); protein product: MECPPPSKRPRLSLNNNPLEVEEDPLEDELLSLPSEVNARRDPNARLERSRQRAVIKLKTAFESIFERYGRDFEGVGDEVDLRTGRIVVNNGHIEGMRGSDLLVGESEDEGDGEGENGGGNEGKEYNEEERFLQDVGDAQGLSRLGQDVMLPQMMGMNMGRGVMLPQMMGQSELAMGVGFGGWPGMMGQMALSNMGFEGQMGPGVMFSGQMGEGMMFPGQMEGFSGWPAGYGPPIDLQTSDPTWQAPALPPSFMYRPAAMTDAPQVKKKRISLAAPRDEQGDNEDDVLLGVFTKDKGMETTETPIKQKLLLPKPPPDTGPKKKKKGPGKRKSKVGSDTPKESAHKDAEKDVVKVPSPPRDGVAMAEAESTPSKTDGVQPDVEIVTADISSPTTEPELTATLVETESPKTPEEKPTVMAVRSRPPPVQDSVPAADPDVYIYVSDSEHKSARKPRNQSLRVEIVAKTPLDISSFRAVTPEQSEGDHPIPQEKDGEENVPPATMIPLAPEEKETNHSTRPPVAESEIEANGQPEPPGELFTRHVVDAEYDLSDEDQPMQKTQRQPRKQAGASRKKDESLLRKTLRKPLGIVASDTNTSDKPHDVPMPDDGNLNPKDSSLENQANREDERVAVELKESSPQSAPPIINTESSIPDIMVRPPQITEVIYTIGSEETPWPNRRKGRPSFRGRDPRGEIPDSDPIGGFSTQEDLDDDVRPPSPSLSFNGDEETTLEIPDSYIEPSSEMGIVEEETPRNHTVPSPTLSSCAPDAEMLGPIASLSLQPQDTEMLDFAPIASSPGPAEISDPVPALSSQSQDGAVTDTTSSPLPGTPHDNINNMTLESIAITSSPLIFKPAQRKGDFHLRPSTPLYLTTPPRRPRGRPPKAKPTPPTIPATTPLSTISNTPTAAEPTKTPAPKPPPTTVKPTTTPTATKPTKTPTSKRPAPSTKPTKDPTLKAPPISSSITPTAKRKRRSGVLSLLSDSEDDELAVLSPSVSSVTPIMRSSPASNHVRLFSRVSGTPRGTYLVKKPEGSARKGDKKESFMARVAVKRQVKRVKGGGEDKGKGGRCEGGCGKVFCFGCVRRGES